One genomic window of Candidatus Kuenenia stuttgartiensis includes the following:
- a CDS encoding pyridoxal phosphate-dependent aminotransferase has translation MIASRMSNIDSSGIRKVFDLAQKMKSPVNLSIGQPDFDVPGEIKEEAIKSINEGANKYTLTQGIPELRNVLMDRLKKDREVTAEDIMVTSGVSGALTLAIMTLVDHEDEVIIPDPAFVIYKHMVNFCSGKSVFVDTYPDFKLSAERIEPHITKKTKIIVINSPANPTGVMNTPQELKDIAELAKKHDLLVISDEIYHDYDYNNEFESIGKYYNKTLILDGFSKSFAMTGWRLGYAAGPETIIKEMIKLQQYTFVCAPSFSQYAVFRSWGFDLSKYIADYRKKRDMMYEGLKDKFRIIKPEGAFYFFPQVPWGTDEEFVMAAIKNNLLIIPGSVFSERHTHFRISYAATEETIEKGIKILNGLA, from the coding sequence ATGATTGCCAGCAGGATGTCTAATATAGACTCCTCCGGCATCAGAAAGGTCTTTGACCTTGCACAAAAAATGAAAAGTCCGGTAAACCTCAGCATAGGCCAGCCGGACTTTGATGTTCCCGGAGAGATCAAAGAAGAAGCGATTAAGTCCATAAATGAAGGCGCAAACAAATACACATTGACGCAAGGTATACCAGAACTTCGCAATGTGCTGATGGACCGCCTTAAAAAAGATAGAGAGGTGACTGCGGAAGATATTATGGTCACTTCAGGAGTTTCAGGCGCATTAACCTTAGCGATTATGACGCTGGTAGATCATGAAGACGAGGTAATAATTCCTGACCCCGCTTTTGTTATTTACAAACACATGGTGAATTTTTGCAGCGGAAAATCAGTGTTTGTTGATACATATCCCGACTTCAAATTATCCGCGGAACGTATTGAGCCGCATATCACAAAAAAAACCAAAATAATCGTCATAAACAGTCCTGCCAATCCCACAGGGGTGATGAATACGCCGCAGGAGTTAAAAGATATCGCAGAACTGGCAAAAAAACATGACCTGCTGGTAATTTCCGACGAGATATATCATGACTACGACTATAACAACGAATTTGAGAGTATAGGAAAGTATTATAATAAAACGCTTATACTTGACGGATTCTCCAAATCCTTTGCCATGACCGGGTGGCGTTTGGGTTACGCAGCAGGTCCGGAAACGATCATAAAGGAAATGATAAAACTTCAGCAATACACCTTTGTATGCGCCCCTTCCTTTTCACAATACGCAGTGTTCCGGTCATGGGGATTTGATCTGAGCAAATATATTGCGGATTACAGGAAGAAAAGGGACATGATGTACGAAGGGCTGAAAGACAAGTTCCGGATCATAAAACCCGAAGGGGCTTTTTACTTCTTCCCGCAGGTTCCCTGGGGGACCGATGAAGAATTTGTTATGGCCGCCATCAAGAACAATCTGTTAATCATTCCGGGCAGCGTATTTTCTGAACGCCACACACATTTCCGCATTTCTTACGCCGCTACAGAAGAAACCATCGAAAAGGGCATAAAAATTCTTAACGGCCTCGCGTGA
- a CDS encoding small basic protein encodes MSIDKSLKPKGKLSRPRNVYRKVERIAILKAENRWDQDTSVFGLPKVKVEKLKRKGKAPKKVEPAEAGKAGKAEKAGKAKK; translated from the coding sequence ATGAGCATTGATAAGAGTTTAAAACCAAAAGGGAAACTTTCGAGGCCGAGAAATGTGTATAGAAAGGTGGAACGTATCGCAATACTTAAGGCAGAGAATCGCTGGGATCAGGATACATCTGTTTTTGGTCTCCCCAAGGTAAAAGTGGAAAAACTAAAGCGAAAAGGCAAGGCCCCAAAGAAAGTTGAACCGGCAGAAGCAGGAAAAGCAGGAAAGGCAGAAAAGGCAGGAAAGGCGAAAAAATGA